A portion of the Gossypium arboreum isolate Shixiya-1 chromosome 8, ASM2569848v2, whole genome shotgun sequence genome contains these proteins:
- the LOC108469724 gene encoding uncharacterized protein LOC108469724 isoform X1 — protein sequence MIGFGSYGGSAYGGGSSNLSALAPPFTVDRSIPKPSSATPLVDLGEPLNWLDTNPYTFNSPQPAQRLDPIPTSSFDQKSDLFEPKTYFPSYVSPPFHVPTFDEQSLPGLDHTAQWGVGSWGWEKGNPSQHGGSFYSKESNGSPSSIFKDHINLGAHPSKCLNTCEQTSQNFYSLGTEKQVAPPSVDKLDYNPVPGQNLSFMPVGYSNTSVIGSSSALPEADLQVPSLNLVSCKNNLVPFNFPYEKPVRQHDMSGNSPSNVKEPHYLLNFGSKNEFDPSLLSYHVDGNCYLYGDSSATRTDKLSTSNMASKDASDNSFRAKPGVTFTHNGPDNFCSALDSNGVIAMENALENLDHYNPPVDSPCWRGAPSSHNSPFGSSEAVSVQLEKKLEACGDGQELKFMPMNTANMVRLPSEKPGESRMNVENGSVEDSSVSFLKLPSVSIISSRDHLPDVVGKAGSYNRVTSSACKIKFSDDASERKNSNVLFNKSADEVEKPPCTIEQNVTEGRLASKNLLTFETDFSDLVMKINDVSGCGSSHMSCHEVKSLSCSPSSVEDISTQHSKFFGKEPVSTNSIVILLDTMHNLSKLLLHHCSNESSELKEQDCKSLEKVIKNLNTCMSKNVGQESFLSDLHEGTSMGTPQVAAIDVWSQHVQEKTKHSGKKDEKCSDFIPFESGTDIKARNDKMTQAMKKILVENFHEKDETHPQVLLYKNLWLEAEAALCSTNYMARFNKIKIEIDESKLDKRKDLSEDASDEDKKSNSKFSAQVNTNKKLTQSAESESPTAVSNQNSSIKSSCYHADDVTARFQALKQRLNNSSSVHTRELDELSSSKLCPDLDGFDKLATEVKDNSTLGLSSQDSIVQGIACQTEDGEASVMARFQILKNRDFDNFDPNEVERKLLPEVVDLPFAGMTKQIPIDKDISEDVKSGVNLEPVSQHHVTNKAGEELVVQHDFMIQSPGNQSSSGRYDNCSSDWEHVLKEEFSGQNS from the exons ATGATAGGATTTGGATCTTATGGTGGGAGCGCTTATGGAGGAGGATCTTCAAATTTATCAGCTTTAGCTCCACCTTTCACTGTCGATCGATCCATCCCAAAACCTTCTTCTGCTACCCCACTTGTTGATTTGGGTGAACCCTTGAATTGGCTTGATACTAATCCTTATACTTTTAATTCACCCCAACCTGCTCAACGTTTGGACCCAATTCCCACTTCTTCCTTCGACCAGAAATCGGATCTTTTTGAACCCAAGACTTATTTCCCTTCCTATGTCTCACCTCCCTTCCATGTTCCTACTTTCGATGAGCAGAGCTTGCCTGGCCTGGACCATACAGCTCAATGGGGTGTTGGCTCGTGGGGTTGGGAGAAAGGGAACCCGTCTCAGCACGGTGGGAGTTTCTATTCAAAGGAGTCGAATGGATCTCCTTCCTCCATTTTCAAGGATCATATCAACCTTG GAGCCCATCCCTCTAAGTGCCTGAATACATGTGAACAAACTTCACAAAATTTCTATTCTCTAGGTACGGAAAAGCAAGTTGCCCCCCCTAGTGTAGATAAACTAGATTATAACCCTGTCCCAGGGCAAAATCTTTCTTTCATGCCTGTTGGCTACTCGAATACATCAGTTATCGGGTCCAGTTCAGCACTTCCTGAAGCAGATTTGCAGGTACCTTCCTTAAATCTAGTAAGTTGCAAGAACAATCTAGTGCCATTCAACTTTCCATATGAGAAACCTGTGAGACAGCATGATATGAGTGGCAACAGTCCTTCTAATGTGAAGGAACCTCATTATTTGTTAAACTTTGGTAGCAAAAATGAGTTCGACCCAAGTCTACTCAGCTATCATGTTGATGGAAATTGTTATCTGTATGGGGATTCATCAGCAACAAGGACTGACAAGCTTTCGACTTCAAATATGGCATCTAAGGATGCCTCTGATAATTCCTTCAGAGCAAAACCTGGAGTTACTTTTACACATAATGGTCCAGATAATTTCTGTTCGGCACTTGATAGTAATGGAGTCATTGCTATGGAGAATGCTTTAGAGAATTTGGATCATTACAACCCTCCTGTTGACTCACCTTGCTGGAGAGGAGCTCCATCTTCTCATAATTCCCCATTTGGATCTTCAGAGGCTGTTTCAGTGCAGCTTGAAAAGAAACTGGAAGCATGTGGTGATGGTCAAGAACTTAAATTTATGCCTATGAATACTGCTAACATGGTTAGGCTTCCTTCTGAAAAACCAGGTGAAAGCAGGATGAATGTTGAGAATGGGAGTGTGGAAGATAGTTCAGTCTCTTTCTTGAAATTGCCTTCTGTCTCTATCATTTCATCTAGAGATCATCTACCTGACGTCGTTGGGAAAGCAGGATCCTATAACAGAGTAACAAGCTCTGCATGTAAGATAAAATTCTCTGATGATGCAAGTGAACGAAAGAACAGTAATGTCTTATTCAACAAATCAGCGGATGAGGTTGAGAAGCCACCTTGCACCATTGAACAAAATGTTACAGAAGGTAGATTGGCTTCTAAAAATTTGCTCACCTTTGAGACTGATTTTTCTGATCTTGTGATGAAGATAAATGATGTCTCAGGCTGTGGTTCATCTCATATGTCGTGCCATGAAGTAAAAAGTCTTTCATGCTCGCCGTCCTCTGTAGAAGATATTTCTACTCAGCATTCTAAATTCTTTGGGAAAGAACCAGTTTCAACTAACAGCATAGTTATTCTGTTAGATACAATGCATAACCTGTCGAAATTGCTTCTGCATCACTGCTCCAATGAGTCATCTGAATTGAAGGAACAAGATTGCAAGTCACTtgaaaaagtaataaaaaatctTAATACATGCATGTCAAAAAATGTTGGACAAGAATCATTTTTAAGCGATCTACATGAG GGGACAAGCATGGGAACGCCCCAGGTGGCGGCTATTGATGTCTGGAGTCAGCATGTACAAGAGAAAACGAAGCATTCTGGTAAGAAAGATGAGAAATGTTCTGATTTCATTCCTTTCGAGAGTGGTACAGACATAAAGGCAAGAAATGATAAAATGACCCAG GCTATGAAGAAGATTCTGGTTGAGAATTTTCATGAGAAGGATGAGACACACCCACAAGTTCTTTTGTATAAGAATTTATGGCTCGAGGCAGAAGCTGCTTTATGTTCCACCAATTACATGGCTCGTTTCAATAAGATTAAGATTGAAATAGATGAATCCAAATTGGAcaaaagaaaag ATTTGTCAGAAGATGCATCAGATGAGGATAAAAAATCTAATTCTAAATTTTCTGCTCAAGTAAACACCAATAAGAAATTAACACAATCAGCTGAGAGTGAATCACCTACTGCTGTTTCTAACCAGAATTCTTCCATCAAAAGCTCTTGCTACCATGCTGATGATGTGACAGCCAGATTTCAAGCACTAAAACAGCGGCTTAACAATTCTAGTTCTGTTCATACTAGAGAGCTTGATGAACTTTCGAGCTCCAAGCTTTGTCCGGATTTGGATGGTTTTGACAAATTGGCAACTGAAGTAAAGGACAACTCTACTCTAGGCCTGTCATCTCAAGACTCCATTGTACAAGGAATAGCCTGCCAGACAGAAGATGGTGAAGCCTCTGTAATGGCTAGGTTTCAAATTCTGAAAAATCGCGACTTTGACAATTTCGATCCAAATGAGGTGGAAAGAAAACTACTTCCAGAGGTTGTTGATCTTCCATTTGCAGGAATGACAAAGCAAATACCCATTGATAAAGACATATCAGAGGATGTAAAGTCAGGTGTTAACCTAGAACCTGTTTCACAGCATCATGTGACCAACAAAGCAGGAGAAGAGCTAGTTGTTCAGCATGACTTCATGATACAATCTCCTGGAAACCAATCCTCTTCAGGTAGGTATGACAATTGTTCTTCAGACTGGGAACATGTATTGAAGGAGGAGTTTTCAGGACAAAACAGTTGA
- the LOC108469724 gene encoding uncharacterized protein LOC108469724 isoform X2 has protein sequence MIGFGSYGGSAYGGGSSNLSALAPPFTVDRSIPKPSSATPLVDLGEPLNWLDTNPYTFNSPQPAQRLDPIPTSSFDQKSDLFEPKTYFPSYVSPPFHVPTFDEQSLPGLDHTAQWGVGSWGWEKGNPSQHGGSFYSKESNGSPSSIFKDHINLGAHPSKCLNTCEQTSQNFYSLGTEKQVAPPSVDKLDYNPVPGQNLSFMPVGYSNTSVIGSSSALPEADLQVPSLNLVSCKNNLVPFNFPYEKPVRQHDMSGNSPSNVKEPHYLLNFGSKNEFDPSLLSYHVDGNCYLYGDSSATRTDKLSTSNMASKDASDNSFRAKPGVTFTHNGPDNFCSALDSNGVIAMENALENLDHYNPPVDSPCWRGAPSSHNSPFGSSEAVSVQLEKKLEACGDGQELKFMPMNTANMVRLPSEKPGESRMNVENGSVEDSSVSFLKLPSVSIISSRDHLPDVVGKAGSYNRVTSSACKIKFSDDASERKNSNVLFNKSADEVEKPPCTIEQNVTEGCGSSHMSCHEVKSLSCSPSSVEDISTQHSKFFGKEPVSTNSIVILLDTMHNLSKLLLHHCSNESSELKEQDCKSLEKVIKNLNTCMSKNVGQESFLSDLHEGTSMGTPQVAAIDVWSQHVQEKTKHSGKKDEKCSDFIPFESGTDIKARNDKMTQAMKKILVENFHEKDETHPQVLLYKNLWLEAEAALCSTNYMARFNKIKIEIDESKLDKRKDLSEDASDEDKKSNSKFSAQVNTNKKLTQSAESESPTAVSNQNSSIKSSCYHADDVTARFQALKQRLNNSSSVHTRELDELSSSKLCPDLDGFDKLATEVKDNSTLGLSSQDSIVQGIACQTEDGEASVMARFQILKNRDFDNFDPNEVERKLLPEVVDLPFAGMTKQIPIDKDISEDVKSGVNLEPVSQHHVTNKAGEELVVQHDFMIQSPGNQSSSGRYDNCSSDWEHVLKEEFSGQNS, from the exons ATGATAGGATTTGGATCTTATGGTGGGAGCGCTTATGGAGGAGGATCTTCAAATTTATCAGCTTTAGCTCCACCTTTCACTGTCGATCGATCCATCCCAAAACCTTCTTCTGCTACCCCACTTGTTGATTTGGGTGAACCCTTGAATTGGCTTGATACTAATCCTTATACTTTTAATTCACCCCAACCTGCTCAACGTTTGGACCCAATTCCCACTTCTTCCTTCGACCAGAAATCGGATCTTTTTGAACCCAAGACTTATTTCCCTTCCTATGTCTCACCTCCCTTCCATGTTCCTACTTTCGATGAGCAGAGCTTGCCTGGCCTGGACCATACAGCTCAATGGGGTGTTGGCTCGTGGGGTTGGGAGAAAGGGAACCCGTCTCAGCACGGTGGGAGTTTCTATTCAAAGGAGTCGAATGGATCTCCTTCCTCCATTTTCAAGGATCATATCAACCTTG GAGCCCATCCCTCTAAGTGCCTGAATACATGTGAACAAACTTCACAAAATTTCTATTCTCTAGGTACGGAAAAGCAAGTTGCCCCCCCTAGTGTAGATAAACTAGATTATAACCCTGTCCCAGGGCAAAATCTTTCTTTCATGCCTGTTGGCTACTCGAATACATCAGTTATCGGGTCCAGTTCAGCACTTCCTGAAGCAGATTTGCAGGTACCTTCCTTAAATCTAGTAAGTTGCAAGAACAATCTAGTGCCATTCAACTTTCCATATGAGAAACCTGTGAGACAGCATGATATGAGTGGCAACAGTCCTTCTAATGTGAAGGAACCTCATTATTTGTTAAACTTTGGTAGCAAAAATGAGTTCGACCCAAGTCTACTCAGCTATCATGTTGATGGAAATTGTTATCTGTATGGGGATTCATCAGCAACAAGGACTGACAAGCTTTCGACTTCAAATATGGCATCTAAGGATGCCTCTGATAATTCCTTCAGAGCAAAACCTGGAGTTACTTTTACACATAATGGTCCAGATAATTTCTGTTCGGCACTTGATAGTAATGGAGTCATTGCTATGGAGAATGCTTTAGAGAATTTGGATCATTACAACCCTCCTGTTGACTCACCTTGCTGGAGAGGAGCTCCATCTTCTCATAATTCCCCATTTGGATCTTCAGAGGCTGTTTCAGTGCAGCTTGAAAAGAAACTGGAAGCATGTGGTGATGGTCAAGAACTTAAATTTATGCCTATGAATACTGCTAACATGGTTAGGCTTCCTTCTGAAAAACCAGGTGAAAGCAGGATGAATGTTGAGAATGGGAGTGTGGAAGATAGTTCAGTCTCTTTCTTGAAATTGCCTTCTGTCTCTATCATTTCATCTAGAGATCATCTACCTGACGTCGTTGGGAAAGCAGGATCCTATAACAGAGTAACAAGCTCTGCATGTAAGATAAAATTCTCTGATGATGCAAGTGAACGAAAGAACAGTAATGTCTTATTCAACAAATCAGCGGATGAGGTTGAGAAGCCACCTTGCACCATTGAACAAAATGTTACAGAAG GCTGTGGTTCATCTCATATGTCGTGCCATGAAGTAAAAAGTCTTTCATGCTCGCCGTCCTCTGTAGAAGATATTTCTACTCAGCATTCTAAATTCTTTGGGAAAGAACCAGTTTCAACTAACAGCATAGTTATTCTGTTAGATACAATGCATAACCTGTCGAAATTGCTTCTGCATCACTGCTCCAATGAGTCATCTGAATTGAAGGAACAAGATTGCAAGTCACTtgaaaaagtaataaaaaatctTAATACATGCATGTCAAAAAATGTTGGACAAGAATCATTTTTAAGCGATCTACATGAG GGGACAAGCATGGGAACGCCCCAGGTGGCGGCTATTGATGTCTGGAGTCAGCATGTACAAGAGAAAACGAAGCATTCTGGTAAGAAAGATGAGAAATGTTCTGATTTCATTCCTTTCGAGAGTGGTACAGACATAAAGGCAAGAAATGATAAAATGACCCAG GCTATGAAGAAGATTCTGGTTGAGAATTTTCATGAGAAGGATGAGACACACCCACAAGTTCTTTTGTATAAGAATTTATGGCTCGAGGCAGAAGCTGCTTTATGTTCCACCAATTACATGGCTCGTTTCAATAAGATTAAGATTGAAATAGATGAATCCAAATTGGAcaaaagaaaag ATTTGTCAGAAGATGCATCAGATGAGGATAAAAAATCTAATTCTAAATTTTCTGCTCAAGTAAACACCAATAAGAAATTAACACAATCAGCTGAGAGTGAATCACCTACTGCTGTTTCTAACCAGAATTCTTCCATCAAAAGCTCTTGCTACCATGCTGATGATGTGACAGCCAGATTTCAAGCACTAAAACAGCGGCTTAACAATTCTAGTTCTGTTCATACTAGAGAGCTTGATGAACTTTCGAGCTCCAAGCTTTGTCCGGATTTGGATGGTTTTGACAAATTGGCAACTGAAGTAAAGGACAACTCTACTCTAGGCCTGTCATCTCAAGACTCCATTGTACAAGGAATAGCCTGCCAGACAGAAGATGGTGAAGCCTCTGTAATGGCTAGGTTTCAAATTCTGAAAAATCGCGACTTTGACAATTTCGATCCAAATGAGGTGGAAAGAAAACTACTTCCAGAGGTTGTTGATCTTCCATTTGCAGGAATGACAAAGCAAATACCCATTGATAAAGACATATCAGAGGATGTAAAGTCAGGTGTTAACCTAGAACCTGTTTCACAGCATCATGTGACCAACAAAGCAGGAGAAGAGCTAGTTGTTCAGCATGACTTCATGATACAATCTCCTGGAAACCAATCCTCTTCAGGTAGGTATGACAATTGTTCTTCAGACTGGGAACATGTATTGAAGGAGGAGTTTTCAGGACAAAACAGTTGA
- the LOC108469380 gene encoding nascent polypeptide-associated complex subunit alpha-like protein 2 encodes MSPGPVVEAAHIETELLPNSSAEEPQKKPLSEEEEVVVEDVKEIEIEDDEEEEEEEEEEEDDDDKEDSAQGANASSKQSRSEKKSRKAMLKLGMKPVTDVSRVTIKRTKNILFFISKPDVFKSPNSETYVIFGEAKIEDLSSQLQTQAAQQFRMPDLASVMAKSDTSAAAAGTAADEEEEEIDETGVEQRDIDLVMTQAGVSRSKAVKALKAHKGDIVSAIMELTT; translated from the exons ATGTCGCCAGGTCCCGTGGTTGAAGCAGCCCACATTGAAACTGAACTCCTTCCTAATTCTTCCGCTGAGGAACCCCAGAAGAAGCCTTTG AGCGAGGAGGAGGAGGTTGTGGTTGAGGACGTCAAGGAAATTGAGATAGAAGATGacgaggaggaggaggaggaggaggaggaggaggaggatgaCGATGATAAGGAAGATAGTGCCCAAG GTGCTAATGCCAGTTCAAAGCAAAGCAGAAGCGAGAAGAAGAGCCGGAAGGCAATGTTAAAGCTGGGGATGAAGCCTGTTACTGATGTAAGCAGGGTCACCATCAAAAGAACCAAGAAT ATATTGTTTTTCATCTCCAAACCTGATGTCTTCAAGAGTCCGAATTCTGAGACGTATGTCATCTTCGGCGAGGCCAAGATAGAGGATTTGAGTTCTCAGCTACAGACCCAAGCTGCTCAGCAGTTCAGGATGCCGGACTTAGCCTCTGTGATGGCAAAATCAGACACCTCTGCAGCAGCTGCTGGAACAGCAGCGGATGAGGAAGAGGAAGAAATCGACGAGACTGGAGTAGAGCAAAGGGACATTGACTTGGTCATGACACAGGCTGGGGTGTCGAGGAGCAAGGCTGTCAAGGCTCTCAAGGCTCACAAGGGGGACATTGTTAGTGCTATTATGGAACTTACCACTTAA